In Lycium ferocissimum isolate CSIRO_LF1 chromosome 11, AGI_CSIRO_Lferr_CH_V1, whole genome shotgun sequence, a single genomic region encodes these proteins:
- the LOC132037843 gene encoding transcription factor MYB35: protein MGRPPCCDKANVKRGPWTPEEDAKILAYVATHGIGNWTLVPQKAGLNRCGKSCRLRWTNYLRPDLKHDNFTPQEEECILELHKTIGSRWSLISKQLPGRTDNDVKNYWNTKLKKKLVNMGIDPVTHKPFAQVFAEYGKISGLPIQNARNHIHLPKNATERNQVFMEPKQFPFSNGTPHDKFVHNIMNGQLQEKYTPYPKENLQTHSISEVSSSTTSFNPTSYSYSTSFSSMQSQVHTMPSSSSTSTSTWNEFILAEEKQETFLSKDVSNSFQTENHTCGEVTEVKEKQPVEEATCSSTMDSFVDTILARDKQMLMDFPPLLDVYLDY from the exons ATGGGAAGGCCTCCTTGTTGTGACAAAGCAAATGTGAAAAGAGGCCCTTGGACACCTGAGGAAGATGCAAAAATTCTTGCTTATGTAGCCACTCATGGAATTGGCAACTGGACTTTGGTCCCTCAAAAAGCAG GTCTGAATAGGTGTGGAAAAAGCTGTAGGCTGAGATGGACTAATTATCTGCGTCCAGATCTTAAGCATGACAACTTCACACCTCAAGAAGAAGAGTGCATCCTTGAGCTTCACAAAACCATAGGTAGCAG gtggtctttaatatcAAAGCAATTACCTGGGAGAACAGACAATGATGTCAAAAATTACTGGAACACAAAGCTGAAGAAAAAGCTAGTGAACATGGGAATTGATCCCGTAACACATAAACCATTTGCTCAAGTCTTTGCTGAGTATGGGAAAATCAGTGGTCTTCCAATTCAAAATGCAAGAAATCATATCCATTTGCCCAAAAATGCCACTGAAAGAAACCAGGTCTTTATGGAACCAAAGCAATTTCCATTCTCAAATGGAACTCCCCATGATAAATTTGTTCACAATATTATGAATGGCCAGTTACAAGAAAAATACACACCGTATCCTAAGGAGAATCTTCAAACACATAGTATTAGTGAAGTATCCTCATCAACAACTTCATTTAATCCCACATCATATAGCTATTCTACTTCTTTCTCTTCTATGCAATCTCAGGTTCATACTATGCCATCTTCTTCATCTACGTCTACGTCAACTTGGAACGAGTTTATACTTGCAGAGGAAAAACAGGAGACATTTTTGTCAAAAGATGTGTCCAATTCATTTCAGACGGAGAATCATACTTGTGGGGAAGTTACCGAAGTTAAGGAAAAGCAACCGGTTGAAGAAGCCACTTGTTCCTCTACAATGGATTCGTTCGTGGACACTATCTTGGCTCGCGACAAGCAAATGTTAATGGATTTTCCACCACTCCTAGATGTTTACCTTGATTATTGA
- the LOC132037841 gene encoding uncharacterized protein LOC132037841 isoform X2 — protein sequence MIFIAQKMSGSGSFSTIISPRFYDTVCNYGNTALDPPGKHEQSFASMETNFVKQGSVKGKSSTDPQLKSNNPEKKMKRPGPIDKTSNRNMDKNVARAEGIRHEKRKSAIPSSPGIKRKLTLTRILSFKWREGYSNSVSLSPKAFLRKPIAGSQIPCSPLQIKLSNSWSSVEPNTFRIRGKKYFMDKRKESAPNYAALYPFGVDVFLSPRKIDHIARFVELPTVGSPGVVPPILVVNLQIPLYPPTIFQNEYNGEGMNFVFYFKLSENYSEELPIHFQENIQRLIRDETEKIRGWAVDKNVPFRDRLKLLARVVNIEELHLSVSEKKLMNAYNETPVLSRPQHKFYLGKNYFEIDLDIHRFSYIARKGLESFKDRLKNAVIDFGLTIQGNKAEDLPENMLCCIRLKEIDYTKYQQLGV from the exons ATGATTTTCATAGCGCAAAAGATG AGTGGCAGTGGATCTTTTTCAACCATAATTTCTCCAAGATTTTATGATACTGTTTGTAACTATGGTAATACTGCTCTTGATCCTCCTGGAAAACATGAACAATCATTTGCAAGCATGGAGACAAATTTTGTCAAACAAGGTTCCGTAAAAGGAAAATCTTCAACAGATCCTCAGCTAAAGTCCAATAATCCtgagaagaaaatgaagagacCAGGCCCTATTGACAAAACGTCTAACCGAAACATGGATAAAAATGTTGCGAGAGCTGAAGGAATTCGTCATGAAAAGAGAAAGTCTGCAATCCCAAGCTCACCAGGCATCAAAAGGAAATTAACTTTAACCAGAATATTATCTTTTAAGTGGAGGGAAGGGTATTCAAATTCTGTATCAT TGTCGCCAAAGGCCTTCCTGCGAAAACCAATTGCTGGTTCTCAAATTCCATGCAGCCCTCTCCAGATTAAACTATCCAACTCTTGGTCATCTGTTGAGCCAAATACTTTTAGAATTCGGGGTAAAAAGTACTTCAT GGATAAGAGGAAAGAGTCTGCTCCAAACTATGCTGCATTGTATCCTTTCGGGGTTGATGTATTCTTATCACCACGGAAAATTGATCATATTGCACGTTTTGTGGAACTTCCAACCGTTGGTTCACCTGGCGTAGTTCCTCCCATCCTTGTTGTAAATCTTCAG ATACCATTATACCCTCCTACAATCTTCCAAAATGAATATAATGGTGAGGGGATGAATTTTGTTTTCTACTTCAAGCTTTCAGAAAATTACTCAGAAGAACTTCCGattcattttcaagaaaatatccAG AGGTTAATTCGTGATGAAACGGAGAAGATCAGAGGTTGGGCTGTAGATAAAAATGTACCCTTCAGAGACAGATTGAAATTATTGGCGCGAGTTGTAAACATAGAGGAACTTCATTTAAGTGTATCTGAGAAGAAGCTCATGAATGCTTACAATGAAACGCCTGTGCTCTCACGTCCTCAacacaaattttatttg GGGAAAAACTACTTTGAGATTGATTTGGACATTCATAGATTCAGTTACATTGCCAGAAAAGGGTTGGAATCTTTTAAAGACAGATTGAAGAACGCGGTCATTGATTTTGGTCTGACAATTCAG GGAAACAAGGCAGAGGACTTGCCAGAAAATATGTTGTGCTGTATTAGATTGAAAGAGATAGACTATACCAAATATCAGCAGTTAGGTGTCTGA
- the LOC132037841 gene encoding uncharacterized protein LOC132037841 isoform X1 — MGTCGSKPKGGRNSVSHKLNKIEPSASKNVSCSKTTSKGNAELDPEVMIESDSDDDFHSAKDVFSQSGSGSFSTIISPRFYDTVCNYGNTALDPPGKHEQSFASMETNFVKQGSVKGKSSTDPQLKSNNPEKKMKRPGPIDKTSNRNMDKNVARAEGIRHEKRKSAIPSSPGIKRKLTLTRILSFKWREGYSNSVSLSPKAFLRKPIAGSQIPCSPLQIKLSNSWSSVEPNTFRIRGKKYFMDKRKESAPNYAALYPFGVDVFLSPRKIDHIARFVELPTVGSPGVVPPILVVNLQIPLYPPTIFQNEYNGEGMNFVFYFKLSENYSEELPIHFQENIQRLIRDETEKIRGWAVDKNVPFRDRLKLLARVVNIEELHLSVSEKKLMNAYNETPVLSRPQHKFYLGKNYFEIDLDIHRFSYIARKGLESFKDRLKNAVIDFGLTIQGNKAEDLPENMLCCIRLKEIDYTKYQQLGV; from the exons ATGGGAACATGTGGATCAAAACCTAAAGGAGGGAGGAACTCTGTATCTCACAAGCTTAACAAGATTGAACCCTCTGCTTCTAAGAATGTTTCTTGCTCCAAAACTACATCCAAAG GAAATGCGGAATTAGACCCAGAGGTGATGATTGAATCGGACAGCGACGATGATTTTCATAGCGCAAAAGATG TTTTTTCACAGAGTGGCAGTGGATCTTTTTCAACCATAATTTCTCCAAGATTTTATGATACTGTTTGTAACTATGGTAATACTGCTCTTGATCCTCCTGGAAAACATGAACAATCATTTGCAAGCATGGAGACAAATTTTGTCAAACAAGGTTCCGTAAAAGGAAAATCTTCAACAGATCCTCAGCTAAAGTCCAATAATCCtgagaagaaaatgaagagacCAGGCCCTATTGACAAAACGTCTAACCGAAACATGGATAAAAATGTTGCGAGAGCTGAAGGAATTCGTCATGAAAAGAGAAAGTCTGCAATCCCAAGCTCACCAGGCATCAAAAGGAAATTAACTTTAACCAGAATATTATCTTTTAAGTGGAGGGAAGGGTATTCAAATTCTGTATCAT TGTCGCCAAAGGCCTTCCTGCGAAAACCAATTGCTGGTTCTCAAATTCCATGCAGCCCTCTCCAGATTAAACTATCCAACTCTTGGTCATCTGTTGAGCCAAATACTTTTAGAATTCGGGGTAAAAAGTACTTCAT GGATAAGAGGAAAGAGTCTGCTCCAAACTATGCTGCATTGTATCCTTTCGGGGTTGATGTATTCTTATCACCACGGAAAATTGATCATATTGCACGTTTTGTGGAACTTCCAACCGTTGGTTCACCTGGCGTAGTTCCTCCCATCCTTGTTGTAAATCTTCAG ATACCATTATACCCTCCTACAATCTTCCAAAATGAATATAATGGTGAGGGGATGAATTTTGTTTTCTACTTCAAGCTTTCAGAAAATTACTCAGAAGAACTTCCGattcattttcaagaaaatatccAG AGGTTAATTCGTGATGAAACGGAGAAGATCAGAGGTTGGGCTGTAGATAAAAATGTACCCTTCAGAGACAGATTGAAATTATTGGCGCGAGTTGTAAACATAGAGGAACTTCATTTAAGTGTATCTGAGAAGAAGCTCATGAATGCTTACAATGAAACGCCTGTGCTCTCACGTCCTCAacacaaattttatttg GGGAAAAACTACTTTGAGATTGATTTGGACATTCATAGATTCAGTTACATTGCCAGAAAAGGGTTGGAATCTTTTAAAGACAGATTGAAGAACGCGGTCATTGATTTTGGTCTGACAATTCAG GGAAACAAGGCAGAGGACTTGCCAGAAAATATGTTGTGCTGTATTAGATTGAAAGAGATAGACTATACCAAATATCAGCAGTTAGGTGTCTGA